A region of the Agrobacterium sp. RAC06 genome:
CCGTCCACCGTGTAGTCGCGGATCGTCGAGGCGATCGATTGGCCAAGGGCGGGTGCAGGTAGGGCTGCGATCCGCTCCAGCAGTTCCGCTACGCGGTCCTGCGGAACATACCAGTCGGCAAAGCCCGCGGTGATGGCATCCGCGCCGTTCACCGCCTCGCCGGTTAGGCCCATCCAGGTGCCGAGTTCGCCGGGTGCGCGGGAGAGCAGCCAGGTGGCGCCGATATCGGGGAAGAAGCCGATACCGGTTTCGGGCATGGCGAGTTTCGTCGTTTCGGTGACGATGCGGTGGCTGCCATGGCTGGAGACCCCGACGCCGCCGCCCATGGTGATGCCGTCCATCACGACGATGTAAGGTTTCTTGAAGCCAGCGATGCGGGCATTCAGGCGGTATTCGGCCTTGAGGAAGTGGGAGGCCTTGCCATCGCCGGCCTTGCCGCTTTCATAGAACATCCTGATGTCGCCGCCGGCGCAAAGCCCGCGCTCGCCCTCGCCGGTGACGAGCACGGCTGCGACTTGCGGGTCGGCCTCGAAGGCATCGAGCGCCTTGCCGAAATCCAGGATCATGTCGTGGGAGAGACTGTTCAGCACACGTGGTCGGTTGAGTGCCACAAGGCCGAGCGCGCCCTTTTTCGCCGTCAGGATTTCCCCGCCCTGATAGTCCGCCTCCAGATAACGCATGCCGTCCTCCCTTGTCTTTTGAAAGAGTTAGACATGCGTCGCGGCCAAAGGGCAAGGGCTGCCTTGGTTGGATCAGGTCACGAGATTGCGCGGGGTCCCTGCGAGAAAGAGCTCGATGTTCTCGATCAACTGGTCGGCCAGCGCCTGGATCGCCTCGCGACTTGCCCAGGCAACGTGCGGCGTGAGGATGACGTTTTCTCTGTTAGCAATGCGCATCATTGGGCTGTTTTGTGCGGGCGGTTCGCCATCGGTCACGTCGAAGCCGGCGCCGGATATCTGGCCGGCATCGAGCGCCTTTTCCAGCGCCAGTTCGTCGACGAGACCGCCACGGCCGGTGTTGATGAGCAATGGGCGGCGCTCCATCAGGGCGAATTCCCGCTCACCGATCACGCCGCGGGTTTCCGGTGTCAGCGGGCAGTGGAGGGTGATGACGTCAGAGCGCTTCAGGACCTCGTCGAAGGCCGTCTGGCCCGGCTTCAGTTCTGTTGCGCCGCGACGACCGGCGGCCAGCACCGTCATGCCGAAGGCCTCGGCGATCTTTCCCACCGACTGGCCAAGCGTGCCATGGCCGATGATCCCGAGCGTCGAGCCACCGAGGTCGGCGATGGGATAATCGAAATAACAGAATTGCGCGGCCTGCTGCCAGCGTCCCTCGATCACCGACTGGCGATAGGGCAGGATCGACCGACGCAGCGCGAGCATCAGGGCGAAGGTGTGTTCGGGCACCGTGTGCTTGGCGTAGTTCCTGATGTTGCAGACGGCTATGCCACGCGCCTTGGCCTCGGTGAGATCGACAATGTCGGTGCCGGTGGCGGAGACGGCGATCAGCTTCAGCTTCGCGGCGCCGGCGAGCGCCTCGGCACGGACAGGGGCCTTGTTGGTGATCACGACATCGGCGTCGCGGATGCGCTCAGCCACTTCATGCGGGGCGGTGCGGGCATGGACCACCATCTCATGCGGCATCGAGGGCGCGCGGACCACGGTTTCCGGCGACAGCGTGTCGCGGTCGAGAAAGACGATGCGGATCATGGCGAACCTCCCTGCTGGTCCTCCGACCTAGCCGAGGCGTTTTCGGCCAGCAAGGCAGGTCAGTGGTAATCCGGTACGCCCGGCATGGTGATGAAGCCTGAAAGCGCGCGGAAGCGGCGTAGCCAACGGCGAAGGGCCGGGTATTCGTCATGGTCGATGCTGCTGTCGCGCGACAAAGCGAAGCTCGGAAGGAGTGCCAGATCGGCCAGCGTTGGGGTGTTGCCGACGAACCAGTCTGATCCTTCGACCTGCCGCAGCGTCATGTGGTCTTCCATGATGCGGAAGGCTTTGCGGGCTGCCTTGAGATCCGTCTCGCTTGCGCCCTCTGAGGTGAAGAGAGCTGCCTCGCGGGCGTCCACGGCGTGCTTCAGTTCGCGGCCGGAAAAGCCCAGCCATTGCTGGACGCGGCCGAAGTCTGCGGCATCGGCCGGCAGCCAACCACTGTCGGGCGCATGAGCGCGGACGAGATAGGCGAGGATCGCAGCCGTGCCGAAAAGCCTGACGTCGCCGTCCTCAAGAATGGGCAGCGTGCCGGTCGGGTTGAGCGCCAGCATATGCGGCATTTCCTGCTCGCGGCCGGGTGCCTTGTCGACGGCAACCGTCTCAAAGGAAAGGCCGAGCATGGAGAGGAGAAGGCGGACGCGAAAACCGTTTTCGTCGAGGTGGTAATCGTAAAGCCTGATCATCACGCTGCCTCCACCATCTGGGCTTCAACGCGGTTGCGCAGCTCCGTGGCCCAGAGGATCAGGTCGCGGCGAAGGGCTGCGGCGGTGTGTCCGGTCACCGTGATGTGCAAGGCGGTCCGGCCGGCGTTGCGGGGTTGGGCTGCGATCAGGACGGTCACGTCGTTCCCTTGCAATGTCACTGTGCCGGTCTCGCTCTCGACCGGCCGGTACCCCTCGGGTGGGGCTGCCGTCACCGCCAGCAAAGCCGCGTTCGTCGACAGGTCGAGGAAGAGGCTGCGAACGGGTTCAGCCGTCTCGGGTAGTGTCGAGAGCTCGGCCGCATCTGCTCCGTCCGGCGCCATCCAGACAATGCCGGCGCGTTCGGTTGCGGCAAAGGTCGGGACCTTGATGGTCTGGGGTACCTCGAGATCGGGATGGGCCGGGATGTAGCGACATAGGCCTGACGTGTCATAGCGCCAGCCGTGATAGAGGCAGGCGATGTGGTCGCCGCGCACGAAGCCGAAGCTCATGCGCATGCCGCGATGCGGACAGCGGTCCTCCCAGACGTGGATTTCGCCCTCGTCGTCACGCCAGACAACACGTTCCTCGCCGTTAACGAGCGTTCCGGCGGAGGTGCCGGTTTCGATGTCGGCGGAGAGGGCAACGGGGATCCAGGGAGAGGCTGATGTCATGATGCGGCCTTTGCGGGCAGGTCTTCGTCGGTTTGAAATCTTGATACGTCAAGCACGATGCTGTCATAGGGGCCGAGGCTAACAGCCATTTCGAAGGCGTCGATCAGGGCTTCCGGGCCTGATAGTGTCAGGCGACAGCGATCGTGGTCGCAGGCCGCAATCGTCAGCCCGAGCGACAGGCGCGCAGCGCGATGTTCGGCAAACGCAATGAAGCCCTGCGGCTCCAGCCTTCCGGAAAAGGTGAAGCCGACGGTCATATGGTCGGCTTTCGCCGTCATCGGATGGGGATCAGTGTTGCCTTGCAATTGTGCGCGCTCTAATTTTTGGGCAATCTAGCGGCGGGCGAGATCGGGTTTCAAGCGGTTTCTCCCGTGCTCCAGAGGAAAGACAGATTATGCAGAACGGTATCGACAAGGCGTCGCTTGATCAGTGGTATGTGCTCGATACCGAGGCGGTGATCCCGGTTGGTCGATCGCAGAACCGGCTGCTCGGGACGGATCTTACCGTCGTCAAGCAGGCGGATGGGGCGATCGAGGTCTTTGCCCAGGGGCGGGCGGAGCCGCTGCCGCTACGCCATCGCTTCGGCTTTCTCTGGGCGACACTGGGCCAGCCCGAGCGCGAGATCTTTCCGCTGCCGGAGGCCGACGAGCCTGATAGACGCTACGTGCCCTGCGGTGTGGTCACCGTGAAGGCATCAGGTCTTCGCATCGTCGAGAACTTTCTCGACATGGCGCATTTCCCCTTCGTCCATACCGACGTTCTGGGGGCAGAGCCGCATACGGAAGTGCAGAGCTACGATGTCGAGATCCGGCGCGAGGCAGACGAGGTCTGGGCGACCAACTGCACCTTCTTCCAGCCGCAGGCCGCTCTGTCTGCGTCTGACGGTATCACCACGCAATACATGTACCGGGTGATGACGCCGTTCACGACGATCCTCTATAAGACTTGTCCCAACGCCACCAATCGCTGGGATGTCATCGGCCTCTTCGTCCAGCCGCTTGATCCTGGCCGCTGCCGGGCGCATCCGATCATGTATCTGATCGACGATGTCTCGACGACGACGGAGCTTATCCATTTCCAGCAGATGATCTTCCTGCAGGACCGGATTATACTGGAAAACCAGCGGCCCGTGCTTCTGCCGCTGGAACCGCGCAAGGAAGTGCCGACGCGGGCCGACGCGTCCTCGATCGCTTATCGCCGCTGGCTGAAGGAAAAGGGCGTGACTTACGGCGCCAGCACGGTGGCCGCCTGAGGGCCAATGAAAAAAACCCGGAAGCGGGGGGCTTCCGGGTTCCGGGCATTCTAAAACCTGTCAGTCTCAGCTGCGGCTCATCCAGTCGTCGATCTCGCGATCGGCTTCTTCCTGGGTCTTGCCATAGGCAGCCTGGATCTTGCCGGAGAGTTCCGTGCGCTTGCCGGCGATGACGTCGAGATCGTCACCGGTCAGCTTGCCCCACTGGCTCTGGGCCTTGCCCTTGAACTGTTCCCAATTGCCTTCGATCTGATTCCAATTCATCGGATTTCTCCCGTGTTGGTGAAATGTCGAGGCGTGATGTCCTCGGCGCTGAAAACGTCGGCGGCCGGACGGAAGTTCCACTGTCCAGTAAGGGGCGCGTCAAGATTCGGGTCGGCCTTGCCATGGCTAAGAAAAGCCCGGGTACATGATGGAACACTCGCCCTGTCTCGGCGTTCTTGTTGTGAACTGCATTTCATGAACAAGCGAAGGAGAATTCCATGGCCCAGGTACCGAGCGCCTCCAAAAGCAAGATCGAAGCGACGGCAAACGATTTCGCGGACCGCATCGAAGACACGGCGAATACGGCGGGTACCGCAACCAGCGGTGACGTCCAGGCCGACCTCGAGGCCCTGCGCCGCGATATCGCTGCGCTGACCCAGACCGTTGCCTCCTTCGGTGGCGGCAAGATCCGTCAGGCCGGTGAAACCTCGCAGGAGTACATCGACAGCGCGCGCGAGCGCTTCATGAATGCCGAAGAAGACATCGAGGCCTATGTTCGCGCCAAGCCGCTTCAGTCGCTCGCCATGGCAGCCGGCGTCGGCTACGTCCTTGCGCTTCTCAGCCGGCGCTGATCATGCTGCCACTCCTTAGACAACTAGGCATCGTCGCCTTTGGCAAGGTGCG
Encoded here:
- a CDS encoding aromatic ring-hydroxylating oxygenase subunit alpha; this encodes MQNGIDKASLDQWYVLDTEAVIPVGRSQNRLLGTDLTVVKQADGAIEVFAQGRAEPLPLRHRFGFLWATLGQPEREIFPLPEADEPDRRYVPCGVVTVKASGLRIVENFLDMAHFPFVHTDVLGAEPHTEVQSYDVEIRREADEVWATNCTFFQPQAALSASDGITTQYMYRVMTPFTTILYKTCPNATNRWDVIGLFVQPLDPGRCRAHPIMYLIDDVSTTTELIHFQQMIFLQDRIILENQRPVLLPLEPRKEVPTRADASSIAYRRWLKEKGVTYGASTVAA
- a CDS encoding glutathione S-transferase family protein, which produces MIRLYDYHLDENGFRVRLLLSMLGLSFETVAVDKAPGREQEMPHMLALNPTGTLPILEDGDVRLFGTAAILAYLVRAHAPDSGWLPADAADFGRVQQWLGFSGRELKHAVDAREAALFTSEGASETDLKAARKAFRIMEDHMTLRQVEGSDWFVGNTPTLADLALLPSFALSRDSSIDHDEYPALRRWLRRFRALSGFITMPGVPDYH
- a CDS encoding enoyl-CoA hydratase/isomerase family protein, giving the protein MRYLEADYQGGEILTAKKGALGLVALNRPRVLNSLSHDMILDFGKALDAFEADPQVAAVLVTGEGERGLCAGGDIRMFYESGKAGDGKASHFLKAEYRLNARIAGFKKPYIVVMDGITMGGGVGVSSHGSHRIVTETTKLAMPETGIGFFPDIGATWLLSRAPGELGTWMGLTGEAVNGADAITAGFADWYVPQDRVAELLERIAALPAPALGQSIASTIRDYTVDGPKGIFSEGRDMIDRCFAFDTVEEIVAALEEEGGDLADRTLIAMRAKSPTSLKVTLRMLREARRSKDLETCLEREFAGTCQVVKVPDFYEGIRAAIIDKDRNPKWSPATLEDVAPESVEAFFVARDERLFG
- a CDS encoding DUF883 family protein — protein: MAQVPSASKSKIEATANDFADRIEDTANTAGTATSGDVQADLEALRRDIAALTQTVASFGGGKIRQAGETSQEYIDSARERFMNAEEDIEAYVRAKPLQSLAMAAGVGYVLALLSRR
- a CDS encoding Rieske (2Fe-2S) protein, with product MTSASPWIPVALSADIETGTSAGTLVNGEERVVWRDDEGEIHVWEDRCPHRGMRMSFGFVRGDHIACLYHGWRYDTSGLCRYIPAHPDLEVPQTIKVPTFAATERAGIVWMAPDGADAAELSTLPETAEPVRSLFLDLSTNAALLAVTAAPPEGYRPVESETGTVTLQGNDVTVLIAAQPRNAGRTALHITVTGHTAAALRRDLILWATELRNRVEAQMVEAA
- a CDS encoding D-2-hydroxyacid dehydrogenase, with the protein product MIRIVFLDRDTLSPETVVRAPSMPHEMVVHARTAPHEVAERIRDADVVITNKAPVRAEALAGAAKLKLIAVSATGTDIVDLTEAKARGIAVCNIRNYAKHTVPEHTFALMLALRRSILPYRQSVIEGRWQQAAQFCYFDYPIADLGGSTLGIIGHGTLGQSVGKIAEAFGMTVLAAGRRGATELKPGQTAFDEVLKRSDVITLHCPLTPETRGVIGEREFALMERRPLLINTGRGGLVDELALEKALDAGQISGAGFDVTDGEPPAQNSPMMRIANRENVILTPHVAWASREAIQALADQLIENIELFLAGTPRNLVT
- a CDS encoding CsbD family protein, which encodes MNWNQIEGNWEQFKGKAQSQWGKLTGDDLDVIAGKRTELSGKIQAAYGKTQEEADREIDDWMSRS